The Kribbella shirazensis genomic interval TCGCGTCGGACTGCTTGGTGGTCTGGATCGGCGCGAAACTCGGCCGCTCCGGGACGTAGCCGGAGTCGATGACGCCGACGATCACACCGTCGCCGGCCCTGTCGATGCCACCCGCCTGCTGCCACGCGCCGCCCCTGCCGGACAGGCCGAGGAAGCGCGGGGTGTCGACGGTGTCCGCGTGCTGCAGCTCGCTCGGCTCGACGCTCTTCACGCCCGACGACTTGGCCAGCTTGACCGCGTCGTCGTACGACATCTCGGCGGAGAAGCCGGCGTACGTGTAGCTGTAGTCGTAGAGCTTCGTGACGCCGGGGACCTTGGCGAGGACCCGGTCGCGCTCGCCGGCGAGGTGCCGGACGTAGTCGACGACGGGCGCCGCGGTCTTCAGCAGCTTGCCGCCCGGGACGACCTTGGTGGCGGCGAGGCCGGCGATGCCGCCGTCGTACTCCGTGACCGGGGAGTCGTCGAGTTGGACGATGTACGAGCCGGTGGCGGAGCGCTTCACCTCCGGAACGGCGGTCGTCGGGGTCGGCTGACTGGCGTTCGCGGCGTTCACCAGCACGGGCACGCCGGCGCAGGCGGCGATCAGTGCGGTGGCGACGACGATCGCCGGGCGTTTGCGGGTCACGAAGTTCCTCCAGGCGGACGGAGCGATGGAGCCTTGGCTCGCGGACGTCCCGGCGCCCGGGCGTCACGGAGCCCGAGTATGCCGCCCGGCGCCGACAGTGTCACGCGTATCGAACCAGGTGCAAGGGAAAACCGGCTTACCACCTCCGCACGACGAGACGGGTGATCAGACCGGCGAGGACGAGTAATGCGATCGCCGCGGTGGTGATCGCCGTCACGGGGCCCGAGTATGCCGTTGCCCGGGGCCCCGCTGTCACATAGGTCCTGTGGTCAACGCGAGTCAGGACGGTGTGAAGGTCAGGTCACTGGTCGGGCAGCGGTAACTCCAGCCACGGCGGCCGTCGCTTCTCGGCTGGGGATCGATCTCGCGGTCCCAGAGGCAGCCGGAGAGCGCGATCCGTACTGCGCGACCGGCGCCCGCGGCGACGACCGCGATCGGCCGTGCGTCGGTGCGGCCCATCCAGGCCTCGACGGTTTGCGCCGACGGGGTGTTCGCGGTGGTCCGGACAGTTGCCGACTTCATCGTGTACGCGCCAGGGACCAGCCGGACGATCTCCTCTCCACCCGGACCCGTCTCGCGATGCTCCACGATGTTCCGCTCGAGGACGAGATCGCCGGGAGCGTCGGACACCAGTACACCGCCGAGCTGCACCTGGGCGCCCTCGATGTCCGGGGCGCTGTCTGCGGGCGGCGGCAGCGCAGCGGCCGTTCGGATGGCGCTGCCACGAACGGTCAACTGGAGACGCCCCTTCGCCGGGACGCGGAGCGAGGCGACCACCGCACCGGAGACGATCGTGGCGCTGCCGGTCGTACCGGTGGAGACGTCGTGGTGCTCAACCAGGAAGTCGTGCTGCGCCGGGGAGGTCAGCCAGGCCCAGAAGCCGGACGACGGCGACGGGAGCGGAAGTTCCACCGTGCAGGGAAGAACCCGGCTTCTTCCGGGAAGGAGCCGGCGCTCCCCGTCGCCCGCGGCATACTCGATCAGGTCTCGCTGGATCGTGCATCCCTCCAACCGGCTGGAGCTGCCGATGAAGCTGCCGTCGACGAACAGGGCGAACGAACCCTTGTCGAGGTCGTCGACGGCACCGGGACCAGGGTCGCCCTTGGGTCCTTGCGGTCCTGCCGGGCCTTGTGGCCCGACCTCTCCTTGTGCGCCTGCCGGTCCGGCGGGCCCCTGGGGCCCCGCCGGACCGGTGCGGTTCCACGTCAGGCGCGTCTCGCTGGCGCGGCACTCCTGCCCGGCCGGTACGACGCGGACGGCTCCTGTCGCCTCCTGGACGCAAGCCTCGATCCGGTCGGCCGGTGTGTCGGCGGCGGCCGTACTCATTACCAGCAGACTGCCCAGTCCGATCACCAGCGCCCGTGACCCCCACGAGAACCTCATGCTCTGTCCCCTCTCCCCCTGAGCACTCCGCCCGGGCCGGCCTTGTCAGCCGATCGTCCGCTCGCCCTGAAGTCAGCCTTCAGGGCGGCGACACACAGCGGGCCGGCGGGGCAGTACGGCGTACAGCGTGCTCCAAGAGGAGGGGGACTGACCAGAGGTCAGGCCAACGTCGCCTTCCAGATCTGATGCTGGCGGTTGTCGCAGGCCTCGACCGTCACGGGCCCCGGGTGGGCCGCCGAGCCGTGAGCGGTGACGCATCGTCCATCCGCCTTGAGCTGGTAGTAACCGAGACCGGCGTTGCTCAGCTGCCAGGTCCGACCTGCGCCTGTGTCGCAGCGTTCCATCCGCCCGCTGTTCTTGAGGCAGGTGTTGTCGCTACCGCGGACGACGTACGAGCGGTCGCTGACCTCGTCCAACTGCCAGCGCTGTGCCGACGCTTGGTCGCAGCTCACCTGAATCGCTCGACCGGTGGTGTCGGCACCCAAGCAGGCAGCGGTGGCGACGCTGGTCAGGTGCGACGTGGCGCCGTCGCGGACTCCGGTGTCGTCGCCGGTGCCGATGCTTGACCCGCTGTCGAAGTACGCCTTGCACTCGCCGTCGGCGGCCCAGGCGCTCGCGATCTCGATCACCCGCCGGCCGTCCTCGGACGCGAGCAGCGGCGAACTGTAGTTCGGGCAGAAGTTGTTGTACGGGTTCGGCACCTCGACCGGCGCGGCGATCTCGTACCAGGGACCGACGCCGTTCTCGGTGTTCACGAAGATCGTCCGTCCGTTGCCATCAGCAACAGTACCGTCGGTGTTGTGAAGGATCTGCCCGATCAGCAACAGCTTGCCGTCCCGGTCGCCCTCGTTGGCGCTCCAGGCGACAGTCGGGGTGTGGGTGAAGTACTTGCCGTCGGCGGTCCGCGGGAAGATGCCGCGGTCCTTCGGGTCGCCCCAGTTCCACCCGTCGCGGGAGGTGCGATAGAACACGGCGCAGTCGTACTGGCCGCCCAGCGCGCAGATCTCGTACGTCAGGAAGTAGGTGCCGTTCGGCAGCTTGCGGACCACCGGCATCCCCGGGCGGTGCCGGGCGTCGTCGCTGGTCACCGTCGCCCGTCGATCGGTCCAGCGGATGCCGTCGACCGAGCGGACCTCCATCAGCTTCTGGTTCTGCGCCGGGTCGGTCTCGTCGGCGTAGTGACAGACGAGCTGCCCGTCGGCCGCGATGGAGAACT includes:
- a CDS encoding ricin-type beta-trefoil lectin domain protein produces the protein MLKQLRRVSRTAFRTTLAAVVVATVCLAGGTPQAAGAPGATTTPSEATVPAEQAAVERGEVQSAEQHAAAADGAGGTLLRDGAGLYPRLIRLQHNGPANGRVLASVVTFVGNGDGLGAIYESTDDGASFRQVGSVADPESADGQGLCCATLYELPQPVGQLPAGTLLWAASVGASDRPMSLRIWRSNDLGRSWSYLSSCADAVNLRGLWEPEFSIAADGQLVCHYADETDPAQNQKLMEVRSVDGIRWTDRRATVTSDDARHRPGMPVVRKLPNGTYFLTYEICALGGQYDCAVFYRTSRDGWNWGDPKDRGIFPRTADGKYFTHTPTVAWSANEGDRDGKLLLIGQILHNTDGTVADGNGRTIFVNTENGVGPWYEIAAPVEVPNPYNNFCPNYSSPLLASEDGRRVIEIASAWAADGECKAYFDSGSSIGTGDDTGVRDGATSHLTSVATAACLGADTTGRAIQVSCDQASAQRWQLDEVSDRSYVVRGSDNTCLKNSGRMERCDTGAGRTWQLSNAGLGYYQLKADGRCVTAHGSAAHPGPVTVEACDNRQHQIWKATLA
- a CDS encoding collagen-like triple helix repeat-containing protein; this encodes MRFSWGSRALVIGLGSLLVMSTAAADTPADRIEACVQEATGAVRVVPAGQECRASETRLTWNRTGPAGPQGPAGPAGAQGEVGPQGPAGPQGPKGDPGPGAVDDLDKGSFALFVDGSFIGSSSRLEGCTIQRDLIEYAAGDGERRLLPGRSRVLPCTVELPLPSPSSGFWAWLTSPAQHDFLVEHHDVSTGTTGSATIVSGAVVASLRVPAKGRLQLTVRGSAIRTAAALPPPADSAPDIEGAQVQLGGVLVSDAPGDLVLERNIVEHRETGPGGEEIVRLVPGAYTMKSATVRTTANTPSAQTVEAWMGRTDARPIAVVAAGAGRAVRIALSGCLWDREIDPQPRSDGRRGWSYRCPTSDLTFTPS